From a region of the Rhipicephalus microplus isolate Deutch F79 chromosome X, USDA_Rmic, whole genome shotgun sequence genome:
- the LOC142775683 gene encoding uncharacterized protein LOC142775683 — translation MAWRKLHRSDLDVICGEFGIDCGKHLKKAEVIRAMEASRDDEEIVELWEDIKKQREDQERERHKEEQERVRERERKHELDKKRLDLEIARATTSGGATLNAPVSKAPKIKDLLNPFKMGEDIGLFLVNFERSCEGKFERELWAQMLLTVLPCEAADVLARLPREEANDYDIVKRALLKRYRLSAEAFRRRFRNSSKRSSESFADFAYSLRCNLTEWLKGEGAFGDHDKVVELICTEQFLNVLSDEARLWVLDQPGEKNLERTAELAEEYTMRREEIRERNKPAKKPYRENSKQSERNSYAPIAPGGTNEKDTHGESTMSGRAGKEKEQDKNRDRAFEAKKPIVCYRCNEPGHLAVGCRKEKLVFSLFNPTDENMRLLEPYLREMTVNGQNCRVLRDSAATMDVIHPSYVPADGFTGDCAWIRQVAQEDSVCLPVAKVLIKGPFGELETEAAVSQSLPKQYGYLFSNHSEDLLRKKGLSFGEHTVHALTRSKAKEIAKELGSSQNREAQAPDETRADANQENVPSDGESSFKSSSEASEEVNLLSVLPCMGGFLELSKVSPEVIAAEQAEDKTLQKLSDMVEEGVETVSRAQYVSTLDLTRGYWQVPMTERASKYAAFISPLGTFRPLVMSFGLKNAPFCFSRLMDRVLAGAENYAVPYLDDIAVFSDSWEKHLSHLRDVLTRLRNAGLTVKAEKCQLGQAEVEYLGHIVGRGCRRPHEVKLAAIENYPRPVTKTDIRAFLGLTGYYQHYIPKYSQIASPLTDSLRKGEPVKVQWDELRESSFQALKAALTSQPILRAPDYNRPFVLQCDASERGLGAVLSQRDESREEHPVLFISRKLSTREEAYSTSEKECACLVWAIYKLRCYLAGSPFLVETDHCPLSWLRNMSPKNGRLLRWSLALQEHNFEIRYKKGRDNGNADALSRGFL, via the exons ATGGCTTGGAGAAAGTTGCACAGATCGGACCTAGACGTGATATGCGGGGAATTCGGGATTGATTGCGGGAAACATCTTAAAAAGGCGGAAGTCATCAGGGCTATGGAGGCAAGCAGAGATGACGAGGAGATCGTGGAGTTGTGGGAGGATATAAAAAAACAAAGGGAAGATCAGGAGCGCGAGCGCCATAAAGAAGAGCAGGAACGCGTGCGCGAGCGCGAGCGCAAGCACGAACTGGATAAGAAGCGCCTAGACTTAGAAATAGCTCGGGCAACTACCTCAGGAGGCGCAACACTCAATGCTCCAGTAAGCAAGGCACCAAAAATAAAAGACCTCCTGAATCCTTTTAAGATGGGAGAGGATATCGGGTTATTTTTGGTCAATTTTGAGAGAAGTTGCGAAGGCAAGTTTGAGCGTGAGTTATGGGCACAAATGCTCTTGACCGTGCTTccatgcgaggcagcggatgtacTGGCTCGTTTGCCGCGAGAGGAGGCGAATGACTACGATATTGTAAAGCGTGCGCTACTAAAGAGGTATCGGCTGTCTGCTGAAGCTTTCCGACGACGTTTCAGAAATAGTAGCAAACGTAGCAGTGAATCATTTGCCGATTTTGCATACAGTCTGAGGTGCAatctcaccgagtggcttaaggGCGAGGGAGCTTTTGGAGACCATGACAAGGTAGTCGAGTTGATTTGCACGGAGCAATTCCTGAACGTTCTAAGTGACGAAGCACGCTTATGGGTATTAGATCAGCCCGGGGAAAAGAATTTGGAGCGTACCGCAGAACTGGCTGAAGAGTACACCATGAGGCGTGAGGAAATAAGAGAGCGCAACAAACCCGCAAAGAAACCATACCGTGAGAATTCTAAGCAGTCTGAGCGCAACAGTTATGCCCCTATTGCACCAGGAGGGACGAATGAAAAAGACACGCACGGGGAATCGACCATGAGTGGACGCGCTGGCAAAGAGAAAGAACAGGATAAGAATCGCGACAGAGCATTTGAGGCAAAGAAACCCATTGTGTGCTATCGATGTAATGAACCGGGGCACTTAGCAGTGGGTTGCCGTAAGGAAAAACTCGTTTTCTCCCTTTTTAACCCTACTGATGAGAACATGAGGTTACTTGAACCGTACTTAAGAGAGATGACTGTCAATGGGCAAAATTGCCGGGTTCTACGCGATTCTGCGGCCACTATGGATGTAATACACCCATCTTACGTGCCCGCGGATGGGTTCACCGGAGACTGCGCGTGGATCAGACAGGTAGCGCAGGAAGACAGTGTGTGTCTGCCAGTGGCCAAAGTCCTCATCAAGGGTCCCTTCGGAGAACTGGAAACAGAGGCTGCCGTGTCACAAAGTTTGCCGAAGCAGTACGGTTACCTTTTTTCTAACCACTCGGAGGACCTGTTAAGAAAGAAAGGTCTGAGCTTTGGAGAACACACTGTACATGCTCTAACGCGGTCTAAGGCAAAGGAGATCGCAAAGGAGCTCGGCAGTTCCCAAAATAGAGAGGCACAGGCCCCCGACGAAACAAGGGCAGACGCGAATCAGGAGAACGTCCCGAGCGATGGCGAAAGCAGCTTTAAGAGTTCCAGTGAGGCCAGCGAGGAAGTTAACCTTCTTTCCGTGCTACCTTGCATGGGCGGGTTCTTGGAGCTATCGAAAGTAAGCCCGGAGGTTATCGCTGCGGAACAGGCCGAGGATAAAACGCTGCAAAAGTTGAGCGATATGGTGGAGGAGGG AGTGGAAACTGTTAGCAGGGCTCAGTACGTCTCCACGCTAGACCTCACacgcggctactggcaggtgcctatgaccGAACGAGCCAGTAAATACGCAGCGTTTATCTCCCCCTTGGGCACTTTCCGACCCCTGGTCATGAGTTTTGGGCTCAAAAACGCGCCCTTTTGCTTTTCACGGCTCATGGATCGTGTGCTGGCGGGGGCAGAGAACTACGCTGTTCCTTATCTAGATGATATTGCAGTGTTTTCGGACAGCTGGGAAAAACACCTGAGCCACTTGCGGGACGTCTTGACGCGCTTAAGGAACGCGGGCCTCACTGTTAAAGCAGAAAAGTGTCAATTGGGACAGGCGGAAGTAGAGTATCTAGGGCACATTGTTGGGCGAGGATGCCGGCGGCCCCACGAGGTAAAACTTGCCGCCATCGAGAACTATCCCCGACCTGTCACTAAAACTGATATCAGGGCCTTTCTAGGCCTCACTGGATATTACCAACACTATATCCCCAAATATTCACAGATCGCCAGTCCTCTGACCGACAGTTTAAGGAAGGGAGAGCCCGTTAAAGTCCAGTGGGACGAGTTAAGGGAAAGTTCGTTCCAGGCTTTGAAGGCAGCACTGACGTCTCAACCGATTTTACGAGCTCCGGATTATAACCGACCTTTTGTACTTCAGTGCGACGCTAGTGAAAGGGGTCTTGGGGCTGTTCTGAGTCAGCGAGATGAAAGTAGAGAGGAGCACCCCGTGCTTTTCATTAGTCGTAAGCTTTCCACACGTGAGGAGGCTTATAGCACCTCAGAGAAAGAGTGTGCATGCTTAGTGTGGGCTATTTACAAGCTTCGGTGCTACTTGGCCGGCTCGCCCTTTCTTGTCGAGACAGATCACTGTCCCTTGTCATGGCTTCGGAATATGTCGCCTAAAAATGGCCGCCTACTGAGATGGAGTTTGGCACTGCAAGAACATAATTTTGAGATCCGCTACAAAAAGGGGCGGGATAATGGAAATGCTGATGCTCTCAGCCGAGGCTTCCTGTGA